The following proteins come from a genomic window of Rissa tridactyla isolate bRisTri1 chromosome 13, bRisTri1.patW.cur.20221130, whole genome shotgun sequence:
- the AIFM3 gene encoding apoptosis-inducing factor 3 yields the protein MGGCFSKPKPVEVKIEVVIPEKERSKEEMSPNGKASPLIYKVNGTARHYHLEEHPIASNPYHNPKDVVEASVCHVKDLENGQMREVDLGCGKALLIKESGEFHAVGHKCPHYGAPLVKGVLSKGRVRCPWHGACFNISTGDIEDFPGLDSLPRFQVKIEKEKVYIRASKQALQTQRRTKMMAKCISLSNYNLSSTNVLIIGAGAAGLVCAETLRQEGFSDRIVMCTMDRHLPYDRPKLSKSMDSHPEQIALRPKEFFRTYDIEVLTEMHVAAVDIKNKTAVFKDGFKMEYNKLLIATGNTPKALSCKGKEVENVFNIRTPEDANRVVKLATSKNVVIVGASFLGMEVAAYLAERAHSVSLVELEEVPFKKFFGERVGRAVMKMFESNRVKFYMQTEVSELREQEGKLKEVVLKSGKVLRADVCVVGVGAVPATGFLKQSGINIDSKGFIAVNKMMQTNIPGVFAAGDAVTFPLALRNNKKVNVPHWQMAHMHGRIAALNMLAHGMEISTVPYLWTAMFGKSIRYAGHGEGFDDVVIQGDLDELKFVAFYTKSDEVVAVASMNYDPIVSKVAEVLSAGRTIRKRDVETGDMSWLTGKGS from the exons ATGGGAGGATGCTTCTCCAAGCCCAAACCAG ttgAAGTGAAAATTGAAGTTGTGATACCCGAGAAGGAGAGAAGCAAGGAGGAGATGTCGCCCAACGGAAAAGCCAGCCCCCTGATCTACAAAGTCAATGGGACTGCCCGGCACTATCACCTCGAGGAGCACCCCATTGCCAGCAACCCCTACCACAACCCAAAGGATGTGGTGGAAGCATCCGTGTGCCACGTGAAGGACCTGGAGAACGGACA gatgcgGGAAGTGGACCTGGGCTGCGGGAAGGCTCTGCTCATCAAGGAGAGCGGCGAGTTCCACGCCGTGGGACACAAGTGTCCCCATTATGGGGCTCCACTGGTGAAAG GGGTTTTGTCCAAAGGAAGAGTCCGCTGTCCCTGGCACGGAGCTTGCTTCAACATCAGCACGGGAGACATAGAGGACTTTCCTGGTTTGGACAGTTTACCCCGGTTCCAG GTGAAGATTGAGAAGGAGAAGGTGTACATCCGAGCAAGCAAGCAG GCTCTTCAGACACAGAGGAGGACAAAGATGATGGCAAAGTGCATCTCCTTGAGCAACTATAACCTGAGCAGTACCAACGTGTTGATCATCGGTGCAG GGGCTGCTGGACTGGTCTGTGCGGAGACCTTGCGCCAGGAGGGTTTCTCAGACAGGATTGTGATGTGCACGATGGACAGACACTTGCCCTACGACAGACCCAAGCTCAGTAAG tcGATGGATTCCCACCCAGAGCAGATTGCCCTGCGCCCCAAGGAGTTCTTCCGCACCTACGACATTGAAGTCCTGACCGAAATGCAC GTTGCCGCTGTGGATATCAAGAACAAGACAGCCGTGTTCAAGGATGGATTTAAGATGGAATACAACAAGCTGCTGATAGCGACTGGAAACAC GCCCAAAGCTCTCAGCTGCAAAGGCAAGGAGGTGGAAAACGTTTTCAACATCCGCACACCCGAAGATGCCAACCGTGTCGTGAAGCTGGCCACGAGCAAGAATGTGGTTATCGTGGGAGCATCCTTCTTGG ggatggaggtggccgCCTACCTCGCGGAGAGGGCCCACTCGGTGTCCCTGGTGGAGCTGGAGGAAGTCCCCTTCAAGAAGTTCTTTGGGGAGAGGGTTGGCCGCGCTGTCATGAAG ATGTTCGAGAGCAACAGGGTGAAGTTCTACATGCAGACAGAGGTGTCGGAGCTGCGGGAGCAGGAGGGCAAG CTGAAGGAGGTCGTGCTGAAGAGCGGGAAGGTCCTGCGCGCCGACGTGTGCGTGGTTGGTGTCG GCGCAGTCCCAGCGACGGGCTTTCTCAAGCAGAGTGGCATCAACATCGACTCCAAAGGCTTCATTGCGGTCAACAAG ATGATGCAAACCAACATCCCCGGAGTCTTCGCAGCCGGTGACGCTGTCACGTTCCCCTTGGCCTTGAGAAATAATAAGAAGGTGAACGTCCCTCACTGGCAGATGGCCCATATGCACG GCCGTATAGCTGCGCTGAACATGCTGGCCCATGGCATGGAGATCAGCACCGTCCCGTATTTGTGGACTGCTATGTTCGGGAAGAGTATCCGATACGCGG GCCATGGGGAAGGATTCGACGATGTCGTCATTCAGGGAGATTTAGACGAACTGAAGTTTGTGGCATTTTATACCAA